CAGTTAGTAACTCGATCGCGGCATGCATCGTTGGTTTGGGTAGGTCGGTTTTCAACCCCCTTCTACGCGCCCTTAGATCCAAATCAATCAATCCACGATCGTAAGTAAGTTGCACGGACAGCGAATTATGGCTATAATCGATTAAATGTAACGTATTTAACTCTGTGCTAACGCTAAGCGTTACTCCCCACGAACGGGAGTtcctttctttaaattttctgTTCCTGATGGACAACACACTTCCGATTAGCTTGCATTAAATCTCctacattttatcaatttgtCACGCGTGATCGTGATACGCAATCCCGTCCTCACTGGGTAATTGTGTGTATACATTGCTACGCTGCTCAATTATCGCAATTGAAATGTAGTTACCTACATTTGATAGCAATCACTCTCTTCATTACGCGATCCTTGCCGTGCGTTGCAATAGTATCGGGCCGGTACGAAAGTCACCAGAATGTTTCATAATGATGGCAGCACGCGTACACTTCCCAAACGGCTGCACGAGTGCCTCCGCCCGGTTACACGACGACAAAGCCTGACCCTAATTGGACGTCGTCCAAAAGAAGAGATCACCAGGTAATCGTACCTGTTGATGGCAAAATTGTTCCTCATTTAGTCATCTGTACGGTGAAATTATGGACCTCGGCAACCAATAGCGAGGGAAGCGACCAAGATTGCTCAATGTGAGCACGGTAATTCCGTCGAAAAACCGGAACCACGGGTTGCAACGGGGTTGACCATCGGTCGACCATCGACGGGAGTCAATGTTGCTGGGTATGCAGTGTCTGCTAGGCTTGCGGGTCtgcatgtttgttttactCCACTGCTAATGATCTCATCGCTTGTGCCACCGCGGGAAGGGGTCTCTCGGTGTATGCGAGTCTTCTAAGGTTGCGAGAATGCAACTCTTAATACCATGTCGGGCATGGACCACTGCCGCAAATGCACCTTCCTTCGCTACCTTCGTTGCGGGTTACGCTCTAGCACTCTTCAGGACACAACCGGTATGGTAATGAAATGGTGGACGATAGTTTAACTGCGCAAATAGCACCGCTGTCTAGTGCTGTTGCACCCGCGCACCCGCCTTCCTCAAAGGTCactagtgtgcgtgtgtatgtgtttttgtttgtttgtttgttgcggtCTTAGACATTCCTTCAGTGGTGGGCCATCACCGAAGGGCTGTCACAGTGCTCTATCCGGGTCCGTCGACGGATGGATGCGTTAATTTGCGGAAGATAAATACGATAGCTACCaattagaaaataattaattatatacTTTGTTAGACTGTACGTAGAAAGAAAGATCTTGACGTACCTATGGACAGTGTGAAGGCAATTCAAACTACACTGGACACATATCCGCATCAATAAGCTCTATAAGAACTGCAAAAAAGAGGGATTTTTTAAGTGTGTTTCATTTGGCACACAGCAAATTTTGATGTCATTGCTGCACCtctcaaaacaaacaagtcaTGTACTTGTCGTGTACTTGTGGTTGATGATATCCTTAGACATTGTCACCTTCAGAGTTTGCGGTGGCTACTTAAACCCTCTTCGTTCAGGGCTATGATTCGGCTATATGTACGTCGTTTATGAGTTTGCGATTCATAAAACAATCAGTTCAAGGAAAACCTTAAATACTGTAGATAGGGTTCACAAGTCCTGTGTAACTATGGGCATATGTAATAATATTCGTTAAAGAAAGGATTGAAAAGATATTACtcaaaataaaccatttgaaTAAGAACCGGaataaatgtgtaaaataCGCTTGTTGTTAtaagttaatttaaattttccataataaaaaactaaatatttcaaccatAATGATTTAGTTGAAGATACTAATAATTGACAGTTTTAGCTGTCATTTTGACAGATGTCAAATTATCTGTGGAGCTGTATTGATGtttgtcaaaacaaaaaaaaactatttccaaCGTGATAGTACTGTTCTTATtactgttttttgttaatactaaCGTTTCGTATCGTGTGTACTACGCTTCGGTTTATTACATTGTTGTATGCAGTATGTAGATGATTTCAGCATGCAACTAACAACTGCAGATCAGTCAGATTGGCATGCAAAGTGGTAAATATGTTATtgaatgtataaaatgtgttATACCAGCAAGAAAATGAGTATCTCTGGGTATACTACTGTCGATATGATCCGCAActgtagtttttgtttgttgtttgaatgTACTACTTATATGTGCAATTGATTACGTGTCAGCATTGATTAATcgtgatgtttgttttattactaatCATAAGAACGGTTTAGTACCATATCTTTAAATTTTCACTAATCACGTTTTCCGCATTGTGTTGATTacttattaaaaaatttaaatgcttttttcGTAGTTGTTTAAGTTCCATTTTGACAACGTTGTGTTCTTTAGTCCTTCGCCGCAGAGTACTTCGAACGGGTTGATCTGTTATTGCAGCTGCTCCTAATTtccaactaaacaaaaaaaacagcttacAGCAACCGTAACGATGCGAAATGTGTTCGATTTTAATGCTCTATAGTTAGagtagtgtttttgttttgttttctatcttTTATTACGATCTTTTAATACCTCCCTCTACTCGCACACTGTCTAAGTTTCGTGTTTTAGTaacatgtttttattgtttgttttactttaatgcACATTTCTCCCCCCGAATGCTTGAATTGGCGCGCTTCTAAAGGCACTGAATCGGTGCGATTCGATGGGATCCTTGGGCCACCGTTCGCTCCTACAGTACCTGGAAACGGATGATCTAGCTGGACTAAAATCATTCCTTGGCACCCGCCACCTGCAGGTCGACGATCGAGATGAGGTAGGCCACTGTCAATGCTTGTCCTTATAGATGGTGCTCATAGACCCACGACACTTCGGTATTGCTTTCAGAATAACACAACGGTGCTGATGGTCGCTAGCGGCCGCGGTGCGTCCCATTTCGTGAAGGAACTGCTGTCCCGGGGAGCCGATGTGCAGGCACAGGATCTGGACAACTGGACGGCGCTACACTTCGCTGCCAAGGCCGGTCACGTCAGTATCGTCGAGATACTGCTGGACAATGGGGCCGAACTGGAACACCGGGATATGGGTGGATGGACGGCACTTATGTGGGGCTCGTACAAGGGTCACACCGGTGTGGTGGCGCTACTGTTACAGCGTGGTGCCGATGTGCAGGCACACGGCAACTACCATCTCAATCCCCTGCTCTGGGCATCCGGTCGGGGTCACACGGAAATCGTGCGACTGCTGGTCAATACGGGCGGTGCGAAGGTGAATGTAGGTGATAAGGTAAGTTCAGCAAACCGATTGTACCACACCTATGGGAAATCGTGACTTGTTTGTGTGCGGGACACACTGTCACAATAATATTGAACATGTAATACAAAGTCTCTCGTTCGTCGACATGAAATATAACTGTAAGAATCGagtaatataaaaaacatttGCCTGCAAGACATCAATTCTTGCTGATTGTTGATAGCATcaaatcacatttcaaattcatTTCTTGAAATCGAAATTCCAACATACCGATTCTTGCGATCGCCATGTCTTATTGAAACCACATCTCGACCGAGTCAATATCATCCATAATTTCcaaaaatccattaaaaacAGCAACCATAGTCCATTCACGATCTCCGTTGACCTCAACGCAATCTCCGtcctcattttttcttttatttttataaatatggTCCGATGATGCCACCACCGTGTTAAACCGGTGCATTTTTTCTAGATGTAATGAAGTCTTGTAGCATCAGCTGTGGATTGTTGTTTCTCCATATCTGGTAATTTTGGTTATTGGCAAATCCGTTAAGCCAAAACTGAGCCTCATCGCTGAACGAAAATTGGTGACAAAATTCTCTCCAAGTTGCGCGAATCGAAGTAtggatttttatgaaatttgatttaaaattcagTTACGGTTTGGGAAAATGATGTTTATCATAGTGTATATATTACTAAGTTACCATAAATgtgtaatatttaataaattatttacaattgCATTACAAAAGATACAAATAGTCGTTAACAAAGTTACGGctatttgaaaaatgaatcttAGTGAATGGTAGTGGTTATAGTTAGGTTTATATTGGGTTTATGAATTGAAGAATTTACTTCCGACTTACTTAAACTGTGTAATATCTTCTCTCCCTAGTACGGGACTACGCCGTTGGTATGGGCCTGCCGGAAGGGAAGTACGGAGATAGTGGATGTCCTGTTAAAAGCGGGTGCCAATGTCGACACAGCTGGCATGTACTCGTGGACACCGTTGCTGGTAGCGGTCAGTGGTGGCTTTCAGGAATGCGTTTCCCTGCTGTTGGAGCGCAAACCGAACGTGAACGCGCTGGACAAGGACGGCATGACGGCACTATCGATTGCTTGTCGCGAAGGGTTGACCGAGATAGCGTCGGCACTGATCGCGGCTGGTGCGTACCTGAATGTGCAGGATCGTGCCGGTGACACACCGCTAATCAATGCCGTCAAGGGCGGCCACCGGAGTGTGGTCGAGATTCTGATGAAGCGCCACGTAGACGTGGACATACAGGGCAAGGACAAGAAGACGGCACTATACACGGCGGTCGAGAAGGGTCATACGGCGATCGTAAAGCTGATACTGCAGTCCAACCCGGACCTGGAGCTATCTACCAAAGACGGCGATACGGCACTGTTGCGGGCCGTCCGCAACCGCAACCTGGAGATTGTGCAAATGCTGCTGGAACGCAAAGCGAAGGTGGGCGCGACGGACAAGCGGGGCGATACCTGCTTGCACGTGGCAATGCGTGCGCGCTCGAAAGCGATCGTGGAAGCGCTGCTAAGCAACCCCAAGTACGGCCAGCTGCTTTACCGTTCGAACAAGGAAGGTGAAACACCGTACGCAATTGATGCGACACATCAGAAAACGATCCTAGGGCAGGTTTTCGGCAACCGGCGACTGAACGCCAACGAAGACTCGGAGGGTATGCTTGGGTACGGGCTGTACTCTTCGGCACTGGCGGACGTGCTGAGCGAACCGACCCTTACCACACCGATCACGGTTGGGCTGTACGCGAAATGGGGCAGTGGCAAAAGCTTCCTGCTGACGGAACTGCGCGACGAGATGAAAAACTTTGCCCACTCGTGGTCGGAACCACCGATCGACGCATCGTGGCTGTTCTTTCTCATCAGCCTGCATCTGGTAATTGTGATCGGTACCGTGGTAGGGCTGGCCACGTGGAGCTACGTGTGGGGCATCGTTACCGGTGCCATCCTGCTGGTGCTCATCTACTTTACGGACATCCTGTTCAAGTTCCTCGATCGCCGTTACGATCTCGAATGGCTGTACTCGCTTAACTACGGTCTGTCGCGAAAGCTCGGTCGGTTACGGCTGATACTGCAGGTCGCCTTCTGCCATCCACCGGGTCCGCAGAGTGATCAGCAACCGATGCCGGTACGGTTTCACTTTGCCGAAGCGAGCGGTGCTGCACCGAACGGTGATGCGGCAGTGGCCCTAATGCTGGCCTCTTTGTTCGATGCGATCGAAGCACACTACGGTTCGCTGGCGACCGGGCTTTATCGTGCCTTTCGACCGAAACCCTGTAAGTATACCCAAAAACCGATCAGCAGGAGCAGTATGAAATAAGCTTTATCCTCTGTCTACTTCTAGTAAAAGCTTCCGGTGGATGGAAATGGCGCAAAATGTGCTGCATGCCGGTGGTGCTAATGTTTGAATTGGGAACGTTAGGCATTCTGGCTACCGCTTCCCTGTCGATCGTGTATTCTGAATACGGCGTGGATGAACGCGATGAGATAGCGGTGGCAATTTACATCCTGCTCGGTATTCTGCTAGCCGGAGCCATCGCTAACCTGCACGCCTGGTCGAAACTGATCGGTGCCTTGTTTATGTCACAGGGCAAACACCTCAAGCGTGCCTTCAACAGCAACGAAGCGGCCCCACTAACCGCACTCGGTGCCGAAGTGAGCTTAATGACGGATATGGTACGCTGTCTGGACGCGTTTACCGGCCAGCAAAGTCGACTGGTCGGTGTGGTCGATGCGCTTGACTCGTGCGATACCGAGCGAACGCTAACGATTTTAAACGCCGTACAGACGCTGCTATCCGCACCGCAGCGACCGTTCGTACTGCTGCTAGCGGTTGATCCGCACGTTATTGCCAAAGCGGCGGAAGCCAACAGTCGCCGGCTGTTTACCGAGGGTGGAATCGGTGGGCACGATTTTCTGCGCAACCTGGTCCACCTGCCGGTGTACTTGCAGAATTCCGGCTTGCGAAAGGTGCAACGGGCACAGAACACCGCCATGTCGGCTTACCGGCGTGCCATGCCGGATCTGAGCCGGGACGATGATCAGCCGCACCTGGGCCATTCAGCATCGGCACGGCGGCTGTCAAACGCGTCGGAAATCATGTCATCGCAGGAGAAGCTACGCGCAATGCCGAGTTCGTCGCGCGGTGGAAGCAAGAAGCTGCGCGTGTCCGACTCGATTGCCAGCTCGATCGGTTCCAATCTGCACAAGCTCGGCCAAAATCCGCCGGTAGATCTGTCGAAAATCATTCTCACCGATGACTACTTCAGCGATGTTAATCCGCGAAGCATGAGGAGACTGATGAACGTTATCTATATTACTGGTAAGTGGTACCTGAATAGGATTGTCTTATGGTTTAATAACCATGccattcttttccttttttcgatGCGCAGTCCGCTTGCTGAAGGCCTTTCAGATAGATTTCAGCTGGTATCGATTAAGCTCGTGGATAAATCTCACTGAACAGTGGCCCCTGCGGGCTAGCATGATCGTGCTGGAACACGACCAAGCCGGTGATAGTTTCGACGACTCGGTCTCACTTCAAGCCGTGTACGATAAGTAAGTAGTATGGATAGTGACAACAGCTACAGCATCGATTAACTGTATCGAATAAATGTTTCAGGGTGCGTCCAAAACTAACGTGCCTGCGGGAAGCAGCAACGTTGCTCGATCTGGATCGTGACGAACGTAAGCTGGATGCCTTTCTGCAGCTTCACAAATCCGACCTGCTCGTGTCCGATCTTCGTATCTTTTTACCATTCACCATCAACCTCGATCCCTATCTCAGAAAGGTGCTTAAGGAGGATCAGCAAGCGCTGGAAGACGAAGGAATCATCATACCCATGAAGACGGTCCTGCCACCAACTAAACCGGCCGGATTTATGCCGCATCATCATCGGGCGCAAGGTGGCAGCTTGCTGCAACCGACACCGCAACATCCTAGCAATCTTACCAACTGGCCAAACTTTTACAACCCGCAACCGCAGGCAATGGCACTGATGAGCTATTACAATCAAAACTGGGCCAACTTCCTAAACCCCGGTGCGAATGCGCTCATCGGCGATCCTATGAACAAACCTGGTACGGTTCCCGGTGGACCTATAATAACGGAACATCCTACGTACGATCAGCATTCCACATTGGCCGGAACCGGTGGTAGTGGTCGGGGTAAGGGCGCGAGCAACAACCACAAATCCACCAATGGACTGGCGACATCGCCACCAATCGATATCGACCTGACAAACGTACAGCTTTCCACCCTAACGGTGGAGCAGCTAATTGATCTGCTCGGCCAGGTGAACGATCTAAAGCCGACAATGGAGCGTACAGCGCCGATATTACGCGAGAACGCCATTTCCGGTCGGGTGCTGATGTACTGCAATCTGGAAGAATTAAAATCCGTGCTTCGTCTCAGCTTTGGACACTGGGAAATGTTTAAGCTGCTGGTAACCGCACTAAGGGAATCGACCATTTCCCAACCATCGAGCCGAAAGCTCTCGAAGACTACATCGTTCGCGAAGGGAACGAACGATACGGTGGAGCTGCAGGAACCGATTGCCCAATCGACACCACCGTTCGGTTCCGCGTCGAGTAGCTTCCAGCCGATACGGCAAAAGTCCCAAAATTTGCTAGAAAAACAGGTAAGGATCCTTCTCGTAAACGAACTgatgaacaaaacaagaaaaagcgTAACTGAtcgtaaattttaataattattccaTCAACCCAAACTCCCGCCACTACACGCGTACTCAAACACGTACTAAAATGCACATGTGCGCACGAACATGCGTAACATTTTGTGTTGCGTTTGTGTTGCGTCTGCCACCAAACCGAACCACactcaacaaacaaacaaccaaacctTTACTCCACTGTGTGCTGTAACGAAATGTGTACCACCGAAACCATCGGTTAAATAATGAAACctttaaattaacaacaaataaattggCTACTActacaaaacaatacaaacttCTTACACcataaaatacacacaaacacacgtactCATACAATACGAAACACTATCGCACTATGCGCATACCGTGTGTTTGCGCAACCACGCTGTGCGtgtccctgtgtgtgtgtgcgtgtgtctctCTCTCGGAAATGCAGCCAGCAAAAGTGCATGATTACGAATATCTGCAGGTAACGTCCGACTCTTTTCGGAATTCCACTCTGTGTCTAATATTACCTTTCTCCCACGTGCAAGATGCTGTGAATTAATGATCCCACTtcgtatattttttgttgttgtgttccgTTCTGTTGTTAATGTATCCTCCGTATCATTCCTGTTTACCGTTTGCTGTACTTCGTTTTTGTTACTTTATCCCATGTTGTATACTACTCTAGTTTTCTAGTTCGTGAGTCAGTGTGTAATGCTACACTTTCTGTTTTcttattgttttccttccacGTTTCCACAGATTTAACATGGTGTTAGGAACTAACGTCTGCTCAAACGAGTTtggagcgatttttttttcgttgatttCGTGTAACTTctttgggaaatttaaaatcaagcaAGGGTACaatacaaataattaaaattttattccttCTCCGTTTGTTTAAATGCTTCTCAAAGAAATCCACTAAAATGGAACtgttcttttccctttttttcaacacttttttgTGCCCTAAGAAtgcttttgatgttttgctaCTCTGACAGACTTTAATGAGGGTTTCAACATacggtgttttttgtttccttttttggtgtgttgatTTTGTGCGAAATTCTGTTACGTATAACCCACATTGTTCTGTTTTCTATGTTAAAATCACTTTGTACCTAATCGGCACTGGGTGTGTTTGCACTGATACACTTACTTttgtgaattttaattaatttaatactgTAGTAATGAAGTTTAAATTATGAACAGCTATAAAGCTGTATAGCTCGATCTGTATAATTGTTTGGTTGTCTTTGTCTAATCGGAATCTGTGTGTTAAACCGTgtctttaaaatgaaaaaaaggtaaaatggCAGCATTTTTAAACTGCCATTCGTGAACTTCGAAAACCTTTATTTGGGGATTTACAGTCATGTGCTCAAAGTTTTACCGGAAAGTTCGTCGCTTCcacgttgaagtctttcgttgtGAATCGTGTGAACCATCGCCTCATCGTTTGTACTTTGTCAACCACATTTGGGAACAAATTTTAACAACTATCAGTGTACCACCTGTTTTGGTGCTGTGAGAGAATATTACTTTGAAGCCGATTATAAAGATTTACATTAAAATACCTTAACAGTAATTAAAATACTCGATTAGATTAtctataaaatattgaaaatgaagaaaaataaacctcaACGTTTGAGGATATGTACAAAACTTCATATTAGAACACTGGAAAAGATTGTTAGAAAAGATTTTGGTCAcactgttgtgttttgtgtctgTATATCCACTGTTATATGTCGTATGGCGTTGCATTTTCTATTCTGTTCTACCAACTGTCCTTTATAGTGATTGTTAGTTTGTTTCCCTCTACTTTCTTTCATATAAACCTAGTCTGAAAAGTGTCCCTGTTGGGTAGCGAACGGGACGATACTAAGCGTGAAGCATTAAATTAacgtatattttttgttttcttctacgACTTTCCTTTCCGCTCCATTTCCACGCCACCGCGCTACGCCACGCACTGTCTGGTTCGGTTCCTGTTGACCCGATCAACCGATTCGTAGGTGACGCTCGAGGAGCAGATGATCTGTGGCGCGCTGCAAACACTCAATGAGGACGCGTTCGAGGATGTGGTCAGCAGTAGCGAGCGGCCCAGCCCAACCGGTGAGATGTTTAGCCAGTACCTGGCGCCAATAAGGGAAAGCTCGGAAATCGGTTCACCGCCTCGCCTCACTTACAACCTTACTAACCCAAACCTGACCGATCTTGCCACCAGCAACGGTACGCTGAACGGGGACGACAGTGGTGTCGGTGGGGGCCACCTCGGTCCAACACCACGGTCCGGTTCCGGCCGGCACAGTCGCTCCCACAGCTTGCATGACGATGCATCGCTCACCAGCATTGTGGTCATTCCCACCTTCCTAACCACGTCccccagcaccaccaccaccaccggcaaCATCAACGACACCAAGCTCTAATTCACGGTGAATCGATTCTGCACCCGGAATGCCGACCCGACCCACCAGCAAAATGGTCACCATTTTGGTGATcgctgttgttgatgttgttgttatttcgttgttgtggttgttgttgttgatgatggtgatgttgTTGTGTTCTGCCGTTTTGGGTATTGCTGTTGTTTGATGtgctttaaaacaaacaaaagaaaaacgaaaacaaaaaacttacaTTCCAACACCGTAGCATGTGCAAATATGGTgcgaacacacacactagcttatctttaaaaattggaaaaacagGAATGGAACGAATAGAATTGGAATCTAACCAAACCTTTCATGCACATCGCGCAATCCACGCAACACACACAATCCCATATCCGGCGAGAATGCGTTAGTAAAATAGGACGAActagaaggaaggaagagtAGAATAATGTGAGGAAAaggtttgtttctttaactAAAGTATTACACGTTAGGTTGCGTCGCTCTTCTGTCGCGTGTGTGAACAACCGCCGGTTCTACCAAAGTGATACTATCCATTAGTGTGAGCATTAGAACAATTGAGGAGCTTAGGTACACCCCATTGCCCCTGTGTAGAACAATTATTACATGGTAAAGATGAGGATCGTAGGATCACCGGACACAGATGTAAGCAAATGAACAAAATCACAACACACGACTCCCGATCGGGCACACGCTCTAAACGTCTTAAAGTACAACGAGCGTACGAACGAACCAaaacccaacacacacacagagagacacACACTGTTCTTCCTAGTAGACATCCCATAGTGATAAGATAGAGAAATTGCTTAAACTATATTTAGACaattgtgtatgttttgccCGATCTAAGGAAAAGCATCTAAAATGAATCGTGCTGTAtagtgaaaaaagaatgatAACGAATGTGAACAAAGAAAGCTAAAAGTTAGCAAAAAAGTCGGTGTTGCGTGTTGCGTTTCTCTGTACTGATACCCTTTTTTATAACTACACTGATGTTTTGGATATGTTTGTGCGTTGCAGTGagaaatgattttctttatttacttattaagttttgtttttatttttatccttttaattgcttttattCCCATACGCGTGTTTCGTTTGCCCTTTTACTTTCTCTCATACTAATGGCATAATGATCAAGATAATTGGGGTGGGTGGCGtgggcgttttttttgcttggacTTTCGTACTGTATATACTGAGTGTGTTGTGCATTTTCGAGGTGTGGTGTGAAATGCTTCCGCTTTACCCTTTGCGCTCGTTCCcagttgttgttttatatACCCTACCTCCGTTCTCTGTTACGATACGCCGCTGCGTCCTTTCATCCACAGTCTCCGTCCGAAGCTCACCGATACCGGCACCGAAGCAGACGGCCTCAATCCTTAAACCGACCGGTAGCATACGGAAGGGTGACGCGAAACGTGTCACCATGTGCGATGCGGAGGGTAATGTGACGCCCACGTTTATTGAGGTGCTGAACGAGAAGCTTAACAGCAACAAATCGAACAAACTGACCGGTAAGTGAGATATGGCCGTGAGACTAACCACTTCCCTTTGTTCCTTTGTGGGACTGTTGGGACGTTTCACCCGATGCACCCTTCTCTCAATCTCACGTACTCTGCTTCGTACCTTTTTTCTATCGAATCTGCCCTCACTGTCACTCTGTGCTGCTGTaaacactactactactactacactACACTACTCACCCTATGGTGCAGGTTGAGGtaaattttcatccttttctACCCTACCACATCTAGCGTTAAGCGTGGGACAATTTTAACTAATTCGAATATCACAACTGGATGTTCGTCCTTTCTTGCTTTTGTTCGAACCGTTCACAGTTAAAAGACAGTACAGTTTCATAGAGCCGGACGTAAAGAAATGAACATCGCCACTGTCGGTTGTCTAGTGAGCAAGTAAATGTGGCACGGTGTGATCGAAACTCTGAAGTACATCCGGTTACTGTTTAGCTCAGGCAATAGTTTCTAGTCGCAGAATCTAGATTTTAAcgtttaaataaaactttatacTTTGATAATGGGTCGTTTCACTTATCTTGGCTGTACTGTAAGTATGGATATTGTAGTTTAATTTGTAACCacggttttccttttgttagTCAACAATGCTGTTTCTGAATAcccatggagacgcctagtacctTACTATGTAGAACACGTGTTGAAAAGTACAGTAAATCATCAGATTATACGGATCGGATGCAGTAAGATTTCAATCTCAGATCTTCATAGATAGTTTCACCTAAAATCTGTATTTATTAtggacatttttaaaataacttgTTACAAAGGACttgttttctaatgctttttttattttctcaatcCCGCCGCTCTAATGGTTGCtctaaaaagaaatattttattaa
The DNA window shown above is from Anopheles funestus chromosome 3RL, idAnoFuneDA-416_04, whole genome shotgun sequence and carries:
- the LOC125766948 gene encoding kinase D-interacting substrate of 220 kDa isoform X8, with amino-acid sequence MFKSKHRSGGHEHHHHHHHQQALNRCDSMGSLGHRSLLQYLETDDLAGLKSFLGTRHLQVDDRDENNTTVLMVASGRGASHFVKELLSRGADVQAQDLDNWTALHFAAKAGHVSIVEILLDNGAELEHRDMGGWTALMWGSYKGHTGVVALLLQRGADVQAHGNYHLNPLLWASGRGHTEIVRLLVNTGGAKVNVGDKYGTTPLVWACRKGSTEIVDVLLKAGANVDTAGMYSWTPLLVAVSGGFQECVSLLLERKPNVNALDKDGMTALSIACREGLTEIASALIAAGAYLNVQDRAGDTPLINAVKGGHRSVVEILMKRHVDVDIQGKDKKTALYTAVEKGHTAIVKLILQSNPDLELSTKDGDTALLRAVRNRNLEIVQMLLERKAKVGATDKRGDTCLHVAMRARSKAIVEALLSNPKYGQLLYRSNKEGETPYAIDATHQKTILGQVFGNRRLNANEDSEGMLGYGLYSSALADVLSEPTLTTPITVGLYAKWGSGKSFLLTELRDEMKNFAHSWSEPPIDASWLFFLISLHLVIVIGTVVGLATWSYVWGIVTGAILLVLIYFTDILFKFLDRRYDLEWLYSLNYGLSRKLGRLRLILQVAFCHPPGPQSDQQPMPVRFHFAEASGAAPNGDAAVALMLASLFDAIEAHYGSLATGLYRAFRPKPLKASGGWKWRKMCCMPVVLMFELGTLGILATASLSIVYSEYGVDERDEIAVAIYILLGILLAGAIANLHAWSKLIGALFMSQGKHLKRAFNSNEAAPLTALGAEVSLMTDMVRCLDAFTGQQSRLVGVVDALDSCDTERTLTILNAVQTLLSAPQRPFVLLLAVDPHVIAKAAEANSRRLFTEGGIGGHDFLRNLVHLPVYLQNSGLRKVQRAQNTAMSAYRRAMPDLSRDDDQPHLGHSASARRLSNASEIMSSQEKLRAMPSSSRGGSKKLRVSDSIASSIGSNLHKLGQNPPVDLSKIILTDDYFSDVNPRSMRRLMNVIYITVRLLKAFQIDFSWYRLSSWINLTEQWPLRASMIVLEHDQAGDSFDDSVSLQAVYDKVRPKLTCLREAATLLDLDRDERKLDAFLQLHKSDLLVSDLRIFLPFTINLDPYLRKVLKEDQQALEDEGIIIPMKTVLPPTKPAGFMPHHHRAQGGSLLQPTPQHPSNLTNWPNFYNPQPQAMALMSYYNQNWANFLNPGANALIGDPMNKPGTVPGGPIITEHPTYDQHSTLAGTGGSGRGKGASNNHKSTNGLATSPPIDIDLTNVQLSTLTVEQLIDLLGQVNDLKPTMERTAPILRENAISGRVLMYCNLEELKSVLRLSFGHWEMFKLLVTALRESTISQPSSRKLSKTTSFAKGTNDTVELQEPIAQSTPPFGSASSSFQPIRQKSQNLLEKQPAKVHDYEYLQVTLEEQMICGALQTLNEDAFEDVVSSSERPSPTGEMFSQYLAPIRESSEIGSPPRLTYNLTNPNLTDLATSNGTLNGDDSGVGGGHLGPTPRSGSGRHSRSHSLHDDASLTSIVVIPTFLTTSPSTTTTTGNINDTKL